A window of the Chlamydia sp. genome harbors these coding sequences:
- a CDS encoding inclusion-associated protein, whose product MSRSKYFPFFCASVAIHIGLGGILVFSSPQKQKPQLCSFKERIVSLPAEPKIASQTPTSFKRPSQNSTLSPQTPKTAQNTPSPKKPPLSNPTPPPKPPKSSQKPSPSLEKKQAALKKLAQLANQLAEEAESQQSHLEHFSWPTQVQISAETLSYQQEAFCELFQRYVSLPFPGEVRIKLEFSKEGLLLNCWILSTIGDADKQHILRQIQQIPFQSFFNTYKTSKNIVFHIRLQGDSA is encoded by the coding sequence ATGTCTAGATCTAAATACTTTCCTTTCTTTTGTGCTTCTGTTGCTATACATATCGGTCTTGGAGGAATTCTCGTTTTTTCTTCTCCTCAGAAGCAAAAACCTCAGTTGTGTTCTTTTAAAGAACGTATAGTTTCCTTACCTGCTGAACCTAAAATAGCTAGTCAAACACCAACTTCTTTCAAACGCCCATCTCAAAATTCGACTCTATCCCCGCAAACACCTAAAACAGCACAAAATACACCATCTCCTAAGAAACCTCCTCTATCTAATCCTACACCGCCACCTAAACCACCAAAGTCATCTCAAAAACCTTCTCCTTCGTTAGAAAAAAAACAGGCAGCATTAAAAAAACTTGCTCAGCTAGCAAATCAACTTGCTGAGGAAGCTGAATCCCAACAATCCCATCTTGAACATTTTTCTTGGCCTACCCAAGTACAGATCTCTGCAGAAACCTTGTCTTATCAGCAAGAAGCGTTTTGTGAGCTATTTCAACGGTATGTGAGTCTTCCTTTCCCAGGAGAAGTACGGATTAAACTTGAATTTTCTAAAGAAGGATTGCTGTTAAACTGTTGGATTTTATCCACTATTGGTGATGCTGATAAACAGCATATTCTCAGACAAATTCAACAAATTCCTTTTCAATCTTTCTTTAATACATACAAAACCTCGAAAAATATCGTTTTTCATATTAGA
- a CDS encoding biopolymer transporter ExbD — translation MKRFFYEDQEEDPSVNLTPLIDIVFVILMAFMIAMPLIKIDTLSLAPGSSSHQSLDQQSSSRAEIKVFRNYTITLNDSPLSIQELRSQLAIIHTQYPNTVPLLLQDGDTTFKLYQEIKSTIEEAGFQELHIALKN, via the coding sequence ATGAAACGCTTCTTTTACGAAGATCAAGAAGAGGATCCTAGCGTCAATCTTACTCCGCTCATTGATATTGTCTTTGTCATCCTCATGGCATTTATGATCGCTATGCCTCTTATCAAAATTGATACACTCTCCCTAGCTCCAGGATCTTCTTCTCATCAGTCTCTGGATCAACAGTCCTCCTCTAGAGCAGAGATCAAAGTTTTCCGTAATTATACCATTACGCTTAATGACTCTCCTCTCTCTATACAAGAGCTTCGCTCTCAGCTTGCTATTATTCATACTCAATATCCCAACACAGTTCCTTTACTCCTGCAAGATGGCGACACGACATTTAAATTGTATCAAGAAATCAAATCGACCATTGAAGAAGCCGGATTTCAAGAACTTCACATTGCTTTAAAGAATTAG
- a CDS encoding MotA/TolQ/ExbB proton channel family protein, which translates to MFQLINNPIIQSFQDADLFGKVIFLSLLALSICTWTVLHQKLTIQKKFLKSGKSLKEFLIKNRHSPLSLDIHPESTPFTDLYFTIKRGTLELLDKNRQLAPEQKPLLSGEDIQSLETLFHAVMPKYRALLNKNNFIPATTISLAPFLGLLGTVWGILLAFAHISSGQANGTIMMEGLATALGTTIVGLFVAIPSLVGFNYLRAHASQVSLEIEQIAFLLLNSIEVKYRQTSL; encoded by the coding sequence ATGTTCCAACTTATCAATAATCCTATTATCCAATCCTTTCAGGATGCTGATCTTTTTGGAAAGGTGATTTTCCTCTCCTTACTTGCACTTTCGATATGCACGTGGACGGTCCTTCACCAAAAACTCACCATTCAAAAGAAATTTCTAAAATCAGGGAAATCTTTAAAAGAGTTTTTAATAAAAAATCGCCATTCTCCTCTTTCTTTGGACATTCATCCAGAATCTACTCCTTTTACTGATCTCTACTTCACAATTAAACGAGGTACTCTCGAGCTACTAGATAAAAACAGGCAATTAGCGCCTGAACAAAAGCCCCTACTCTCTGGAGAAGATATTCAGTCACTAGAAACACTTTTCCATGCCGTAATGCCTAAATACAGAGCTCTTTTGAACAAAAATAATTTTATTCCAGCAACTACTATTAGTCTGGCTCCTTTTCTAGGATTGCTGGGGACTGTTTGGGGAATTCTACTCGCTTTTGCTCACATCAGCTCAGGACAAGCCAACGGAACTATTATGATGGAGGGCTTGGCTACTGCCCTAGGAACAACGATTGTAGGATTATTTGTGGCTATCCCTTCTCTGGTAGGCTTTAACTATCTCCGAGCACACGCCTCTCAAGTTTCTCTTGAAATTGAACAAATTGCTTTCCTACTACTCAATTCTATTGAAGTCAAATATCGACAAACAAGCCTATGA
- a CDS encoding thioredoxin family protein — translation MIQQWWRFFLCFLLSGASCFCVEENSKRALPTVELVSESEQAVKGAVLRIGVLIAIPEGEHIYWKNPGELGIPLRISWTLPQGCELLEEHWPTPEVFEEAGTVYFGYKHSTMIVADVRVSKNLTIDQLEIKAQVEWLSCGEACIPGSSLRTLVLPVGPGPLIPNSAEGLAFSRSLAAQPKPLDAAITISHHPDGLNVLVKEGKSDAATKAWFIAESTRDFACAEKALSEGEHTRVWQLKYPEGKMPQGNRLFGILVFTNDAGKVVASYQIKSDQVQQFSTLGWGFFSILLMAFVGGILLNIMPCVLPLITLKVFSLIKSAADHHSSSFISGIWFTLGAVASFWGLAIFALLLKLLGQNIGWGFQLQEPMFVAVLVIIFFLFALSSLGVFEMGMICLSLGEKLQEEGGASARKHQRWGAFFNGMLTTLVTTPCTGPFLGSVFGLVMAISFVKQLAIFSAIGLGMASPYLLFASFPKMLAILPKPGPWMNTFKQLTGFMLLATATWLIWIFGVETSSTAVTILLMGLWLSSIGAWILGRWGTPVSPHRRRLLASTAFIFCIIGSFVIASVGVRYFDNDTPAVQNAQWESFSPEKLASLREKGIPVFVNFTAKWCLTCQMNKLLLHANAPSFASMGIVTLEADWTKKDPRITEELARLGRASVPSYVYYPSGSSAPVILPERLSQKILEETIFSK, via the coding sequence ATGATTCAGCAATGGTGGAGATTTTTTCTTTGCTTTCTGTTGAGTGGAGCTTCTTGTTTTTGTGTAGAAGAAAATAGTAAGAGAGCGCTTCCGACTGTGGAGCTTGTAAGCGAAAGCGAGCAAGCTGTGAAGGGTGCAGTTCTTCGTATTGGAGTACTTATTGCTATTCCGGAAGGGGAGCATATTTATTGGAAAAACCCTGGGGAACTAGGGATCCCCTTACGGATTTCATGGACTTTACCTCAAGGTTGCGAGTTATTGGAGGAACATTGGCCTACGCCGGAAGTTTTTGAAGAGGCGGGGACTGTTTACTTTGGTTATAAACATTCTACAATGATTGTTGCTGATGTTCGTGTTTCTAAAAATCTAACTATTGATCAGTTAGAGATAAAAGCTCAGGTGGAGTGGCTATCTTGTGGAGAAGCTTGCATCCCAGGCTCTTCTCTAAGGACTCTGGTGTTGCCAGTAGGTCCAGGCCCTTTGATTCCTAACAGTGCAGAAGGATTGGCTTTCTCTCGTTCTTTAGCAGCACAACCAAAGCCTTTGGATGCTGCTATTACGATTTCTCATCATCCGGATGGCTTGAATGTTCTTGTGAAAGAGGGAAAATCAGATGCGGCAACAAAAGCTTGGTTTATTGCAGAAAGTACGCGAGATTTTGCTTGTGCTGAAAAAGCTTTATCGGAAGGAGAACATACGCGTGTATGGCAATTGAAATATCCTGAAGGTAAGATGCCCCAGGGGAATCGTTTGTTTGGAATTCTGGTTTTCACAAATGATGCCGGGAAGGTAGTAGCTTCGTATCAGATTAAGAGTGATCAAGTACAGCAATTTTCTACTTTAGGCTGGGGATTTTTTTCCATTCTCCTTATGGCATTTGTTGGGGGTATACTTTTAAACATTATGCCTTGTGTTTTGCCTTTGATTACTCTCAAGGTGTTTAGTTTAATTAAGTCTGCAGCAGATCATCATTCTTCTTCTTTTATCAGTGGGATATGGTTTACTTTAGGAGCTGTTGCTAGTTTTTGGGGGCTCGCGATTTTTGCTCTTCTTTTGAAACTTCTTGGGCAAAACATAGGCTGGGGATTCCAGCTGCAGGAGCCAATGTTTGTTGCTGTTTTGGTCATCATTTTCTTCTTATTTGCACTTAGTTCATTAGGTGTTTTTGAGATGGGGATGATCTGTTTAAGTTTAGGAGAAAAACTTCAAGAAGAGGGTGGGGCTTCTGCAAGGAAGCACCAGCGTTGGGGAGCCTTTTTCAATGGGATGTTAACAACTCTTGTGACAACTCCTTGCACGGGACCTTTTTTAGGTTCTGTTTTCGGGTTAGTTATGGCAATCTCCTTCGTTAAACAGTTAGCTATTTTCTCTGCGATAGGATTGGGAATGGCAAGTCCCTATCTGTTGTTCGCTTCTTTTCCAAAAATGTTGGCAATTTTACCCAAGCCAGGACCTTGGATGAATACATTTAAGCAGCTGACAGGGTTTATGTTGCTAGCGACAGCAACTTGGTTGATTTGGATTTTTGGGGTAGAGACAAGTTCAACAGCGGTCACAATTCTACTTATGGGATTGTGGCTATCTTCTATTGGAGCATGGATTTTAGGGCGTTGGGGAACCCCTGTGTCTCCCCATAGGCGCAGACTTTTAGCCTCTACCGCGTTTATTTTTTGTATTATCGGTTCATTCGTTATTGCGTCTGTAGGCGTCCGTTATTTCGATAATGATACTCCCGCGGTTCAAAATGCGCAGTGGGAATCCTTTTCTCCAGAAAAACTCGCAAGTTTAAGAGAAAAGGGAATTCCTGTTTTTGTGAATTTTACAGCAAAATGGTGTTTAACTTGTCAGATGAATAAGCTTCTTCTTCATGCAAATGCACCATCTTTTGCTAGTATGGGGATCGTAACTCTAGAAGCGGATTGGACGAAGAAAGATCCACGAATTACGGAAGAGTTGGCGCGTTTAGGCAGAGCAAGTGTACCTTCTTATGTGTATTATCCTTCAGGGAGTAGTGCTCCGGTGATTCTTCCAGAGAGATTATCACAGAAGATTTTGGAAGAAACGATATTTTCTAAATAG
- a CDS encoding TatD family hydrolase, which translates to MEIVDAHVHLSCEEFVEDFEEIVLRGKTAGVTRVVNVTTTKTELQRSFVYADKYPSWVFYHVAGTPPQDAQEDIEEDFQEFCRAAEGGKLAAIGEVGLDYLFAVQESEQEQQKAVLQRYLRLALQHELPLVVHCRGAFKDFFHILDHVYCSDMRAKPGMLHCFTGTQEEAKELLARDWYVSISGIVTFKNARGLQDLVKEIPLERLLVETDAPYLAPTPLRGKRNEPANIIYTLTQISEIKGITLHELQEAVSTNLQRWLRGA; encoded by the coding sequence ATGGAGATAGTCGATGCACATGTCCATCTCTCATGTGAGGAGTTTGTAGAAGATTTTGAAGAAATCGTTTTACGAGGTAAAACGGCAGGAGTAACGCGGGTTGTGAATGTAACGACGACAAAAACGGAATTGCAGCGATCGTTTGTTTACGCAGATAAATATCCGTCTTGGGTTTTTTATCACGTAGCAGGGACTCCACCGCAAGATGCTCAGGAGGATATAGAGGAAGATTTTCAAGAATTTTGTCGTGCTGCAGAGGGAGGTAAGCTTGCAGCGATTGGTGAGGTTGGTCTTGATTATTTGTTTGCTGTGCAAGAATCCGAACAAGAACAACAGAAGGCAGTTCTGCAGCGTTATTTAAGGTTAGCTTTACAGCATGAGCTCCCTCTTGTTGTCCATTGCAGAGGGGCTTTCAAGGATTTTTTCCATATTTTAGATCATGTGTATTGTTCGGATATGCGGGCTAAGCCTGGGATGTTGCATTGTTTCACAGGAACTCAAGAAGAAGCTAAAGAATTGCTCGCTCGAGACTGGTATGTTTCTATTAGTGGAATTGTAACTTTTAAAAATGCGCGAGGATTACAAGACCTTGTTAAAGAAATTCCTTTAGAACGATTATTAGTAGAGACCGATGCTCCTTACCTAGCTCCCACTCCTCTTCGTGGCAAAAGAAATGAGCCTGCCAATATTATTTACACATTAACACAGATTTCAGAGATCAAGGGAATCACTTTACATGAGCTACAAGAAGCTGTTTCTACTAATTTGCAAAGGTGGTTGAGAGGGGCTTAA
- a CDS encoding succinate dehydrogenase — MLLIGLVFHVIQFRFVLYPIQVNIQGKTFYAVSFDVARYSSVVRGTTGFFTMNVPFADGGPQITEQFLQEKDRALFSSQKAYIFTPEAGKAFLYAVRNVLGSLWMMLFYTLFVLAAAFHGFNGIWTFLARWGIIVSSRNLRVCQILCYIGMCIVMAMGVSVIWNMYLL, encoded by the coding sequence ATCTTGCTAATAGGTTTAGTATTTCACGTTATACAATTTCGATTCGTTTTGTACCCCATTCAGGTGAATATCCAGGGGAAAACTTTTTATGCCGTCTCTTTCGATGTTGCTCGTTATTCCTCTGTCGTGAGAGGAACCACTGGATTTTTTACCATGAATGTTCCTTTTGCTGATGGAGGCCCTCAAATTACGGAACAGTTTTTACAAGAAAAGGATCGTGCGCTGTTTTCGTCTCAAAAAGCTTATATATTCACGCCTGAGGCAGGAAAAGCTTTCCTTTATGCTGTGAGAAATGTTTTAGGATCTTTGTGGATGATGCTTTTCTACACACTTTTTGTTTTAGCTGCGGCTTTTCATGGATTTAATGGAATATGGACGTTTTTAGCGCGTTGGGGAATCATTGTTTCCTCTCGGAATTTACGTGTGTGTCAAATCTTATGCTATATCGGTATGTGTATCGTGATGGCTATGGGTGTTAGCGTAATTTGGAATATGTATTTGTTATGA
- the sdhA gene encoding succinate dehydrogenase flavoprotein subunit: MMNKRCRVIVIGGGLAGLSAAMQLADRGVLVELFSLTKVKRSHSVCAQGGINAALNLKEENDSPYIHAYDTIKGGDFLADQPPVLEMCLTAPRIIHMLDRFGCPFNRDKHGNLDVRRFGGTLYHRTVFCGASTGQQLMYTMDEQVRRRECQGKIIKKENHEFVRLITNKEGRACGVIVMNLFNNRLEVVQGDAVVIATGGLGVIFKMSTNSTICTGAANGRLFMQGMRYANPEFIQIHPTAIPGIDKLRLISESVRGEGGRVWVPGCSSKTIVFPDGSLRPCGKTGKPWYFLEEMYPAYGNLVSRDVGARAILQVCEAGLGIEGRYEVFLDVTHLPKETLNKLEAVLDIYHKFTGDDPKKVPMRIFPAVHYSMGGAWVDWPASDDIDRDDRYRHMTNIPGCFNCGESDFQYHGANRLGANSLLACIYAGLVAGNETARFIESFGSSLCTQQDLTQALQQEEELSQEILARRGGENVFFLHEEIARVMVNNVTVKRDNKTLAKTLEKLKEFRERMKKVAVHDSSRFANKTFHFVRQMEPMLELALAITKGALLRNEFRGSHYKPEFPKRDDINWLKTTLATYSKDEPEICYKPVDIRHVNPELRDYTQKGSQDVVLANIPANISFPI, from the coding sequence ATGATGAATAAGCGTTGTCGAGTGATTGTTATTGGAGGCGGACTTGCTGGGCTCTCAGCTGCTATGCAGCTTGCAGATCGGGGTGTTTTAGTAGAGTTGTTTTCTTTAACAAAAGTCAAGAGATCTCATTCTGTATGTGCTCAGGGAGGGATTAATGCAGCTTTAAATTTAAAAGAAGAGAATGATTCTCCGTATATTCATGCCTACGACACAATAAAAGGAGGGGATTTTTTAGCAGATCAGCCACCTGTTTTGGAAATGTGTTTAACTGCACCGCGTATTATCCATATGCTGGATAGGTTTGGTTGTCCATTTAATCGTGATAAGCATGGAAATCTTGATGTGCGTCGTTTTGGAGGGACGTTATACCATCGTACAGTATTTTGCGGAGCATCTACAGGACAGCAATTGATGTACACGATGGACGAACAAGTTCGTCGTCGTGAATGTCAGGGAAAGATCATCAAAAAAGAAAATCATGAGTTCGTTCGATTGATTACCAATAAGGAGGGACGAGCTTGTGGTGTCATTGTGATGAACTTGTTCAATAATCGCTTGGAGGTTGTCCAAGGAGATGCAGTAGTAATTGCCACAGGTGGTTTAGGAGTAATTTTTAAAATGTCTACAAACTCGACCATTTGTACGGGAGCAGCTAATGGGCGATTGTTTATGCAGGGAATGCGTTATGCAAATCCAGAATTTATTCAAATCCATCCTACGGCAATTCCTGGGATTGATAAGCTGCGGTTGATATCCGAATCAGTTCGAGGAGAAGGGGGCAGAGTTTGGGTGCCGGGATGTTCATCAAAAACGATCGTTTTTCCAGATGGTTCTCTCCGCCCTTGTGGAAAGACGGGTAAGCCATGGTATTTTTTAGAAGAAATGTACCCTGCTTATGGGAATTTAGTTAGCCGAGATGTGGGAGCCAGAGCTATTTTACAAGTTTGTGAGGCAGGATTAGGAATTGAAGGACGCTACGAAGTATTTCTCGATGTCACGCATTTACCTAAAGAGACTCTGAATAAGCTAGAAGCCGTTTTAGATATATATCATAAATTCACAGGAGACGATCCTAAAAAAGTCCCTATGCGAATTTTTCCTGCGGTCCACTATTCCATGGGAGGTGCTTGGGTAGATTGGCCTGCGAGTGATGATATAGACCGCGATGACCGTTATCGACACATGACGAATATCCCAGGATGCTTTAACTGTGGAGAGTCCGATTTTCAATATCATGGAGCGAATCGTTTAGGTGCAAATTCTTTATTAGCCTGTATATATGCAGGATTAGTTGCTGGAAATGAGACTGCACGATTTATAGAATCTTTTGGTAGTAGTCTTTGTACACAGCAGGATTTGACTCAAGCTTTACAGCAGGAAGAAGAGCTTTCTCAGGAAATTCTCGCACGTAGAGGTGGGGAAAATGTATTTTTCTTACATGAAGAGATCGCACGAGTCATGGTTAATAATGTTACAGTAAAAAGAGATAACAAAACTCTTGCGAAAACTTTAGAGAAGTTAAAAGAGTTTAGAGAAAGAATGAAAAAAGTGGCGGTCCATGATTCTTCTCGGTTTGCAAACAAAACGTTTCATTTTGTTCGTCAAATGGAGCCGATGTTAGAACTGGCTTTAGCTATTACAAAAGGTGCGCTATTAAGAAACGAATTTCGAGGATCTCATTATAAACCAGAATTTCCTAAAAGAGATGACATAAATTGGTTAAAAACAACGCTTGCAACCTACTCCAAAGATGAACCAGAAATTTGTTATAAGCCTGTGGATATTCGGCATGTTAATCCAGAGTTACGGGATTATACTCAGAAGGGGTCGCAAGACGTTGTATTAGCAAATATCCCAGCGAATATTTCATTCCCTATATAA
- the sdhB gene encoding succinate dehydrogenase iron-sulfur subunit has protein sequence MRETFLLHIYRGVPGKQYWESFELELHPGENVISALMAIEKNPINTEGKRVNPIVWEQACLEEVCGSCAMLVNGVPRQACAVLIRENMNANKEIRLAPLSKFPLVRDLIVDRSVMFKNLEEIQGWISSDKSGEGPGPKVSQKEQALRYSLSMCMTCGCCTEACPQVNEKNDFMGPATIAQARYFNSYSGEKRRESRLRVLMGNRGIEGCGQAHNCVRVCPKKLPLTESISAMGREVSRFSLRALFSSLLRKKTEEQQEDSAEPNA, from the coding sequence GTGAGAGAGACATTCCTATTGCATATCTATAGAGGTGTTCCTGGAAAACAGTATTGGGAAAGTTTTGAGCTGGAATTGCATCCAGGAGAGAATGTCATTAGCGCTCTCATGGCAATAGAGAAAAATCCTATAAATACTGAAGGGAAGAGAGTGAATCCCATAGTTTGGGAGCAAGCTTGTCTGGAAGAGGTGTGTGGCTCTTGTGCTATGCTGGTGAATGGTGTTCCAAGACAAGCTTGTGCTGTATTGATCCGAGAGAATATGAATGCTAATAAGGAGATCAGGTTAGCACCTCTTTCGAAGTTTCCATTAGTTCGTGATTTAATCGTTGATCGTTCTGTCATGTTTAAAAATTTAGAAGAGATCCAAGGGTGGATTTCTTCTGATAAAAGTGGAGAAGGTCCTGGTCCGAAAGTTTCTCAAAAAGAACAAGCTTTAAGGTATTCGTTGTCTATGTGTATGACTTGTGGATGTTGTACAGAAGCTTGCCCACAAGTTAATGAAAAAAATGATTTTATGGGACCTGCTACTATTGCTCAGGCTCGCTACTTTAACTCCTATTCCGGAGAGAAACGTCGAGAAAGTCGGCTACGGGTTCTTATGGGAAATAGAGGAATAGAAGGCTGTGGGCAAGCACATAATTGTGTACGCGTGTGCCCAAAGAAATTACCTTTAACAGAAAGTATTTCAGCTATGGGCAGGGAAGTTTCTCGATTTTCTTTGCGAGCATTATTTTCTTCTTTACTTAGAAAAAAAACAGAAGAACAGCAGGAAGATTCAGCAGAGCCTAATGCGTAA
- a CDS encoding PP2C family serine/threonine-protein phosphatase, with the protein MNVNLELEKKIAIQTIFLKRLAETLALKRLTTTNDFFTEAYSEMVALGDSDLSLCLLSSANDSIRTKNPRDPFVRYIKTHPEIRNQLVQNPKKVSLVSISEDVGSEEHYLVFAEPLPIYEDPSLTGWVIAFYSMQKLRNYLFQNNSSHHNLLYCYLNKNGQLLFSDSDSLQQGAFSLSLAGYPSLSSPLPSHALEASPKFFKAKELLQVSLEGKTFLAYLSSWQPIPNTYSLALIPLSTCITQALRLPINVIFFYTLAFSLMGWVLSSTSKRLNRPLQELTVSMESVWKGNHNVRYEPQPYGYEINELGNIFNCTLLLLLNVKEKADVEYISGNVLQKELALLSSLQDTLLCQRSNELPGGTFSLHYLKGAQQAGLFYGWIPSLNKDSLFGVIGIAGDIGLPSYLYALSARSLFLTYASLGYSLASICDKTIRTFDETTVGNEASVSMVFIEYQISSKSLSVRTEGTNPPVLFLKRREQLLSIAETQVIESGDILVCLTGGPHITHYLQTLPVEALLKDPLAPLNSENFAETLTAMLKNKNQTQIDGAVGFFSFI; encoded by the coding sequence ATGAATGTAAACTTAGAACTAGAAAAAAAAATCGCTATCCAAACTATTTTTCTTAAACGACTAGCAGAAACATTAGCCTTAAAAAGGCTAACAACAACCAATGATTTTTTCACAGAAGCATATAGTGAAATGGTAGCTCTTGGCGATTCTGATCTATCGCTCTGTCTTCTCTCTTCTGCTAATGATAGCATCCGCACAAAAAATCCTAGAGATCCCTTCGTACGTTACATAAAAACGCATCCAGAAATACGTAACCAACTTGTCCAAAATCCAAAAAAAGTTTCTCTAGTTTCCATCTCAGAAGACGTGGGCTCAGAAGAACACTATCTCGTATTTGCAGAGCCACTCCCTATATACGAAGACCCCTCTCTAACAGGTTGGGTAATTGCTTTCTATTCTATGCAAAAGCTAAGAAACTATCTTTTTCAGAATAACTCGTCTCATCATAATCTTTTATATTGCTACTTAAACAAAAATGGCCAATTACTTTTTTCAGATTCAGACTCTTTGCAACAAGGAGCTTTTTCCCTTTCTTTAGCAGGATACCCTTCTCTATCTTCTCCGCTACCTTCGCATGCTTTAGAAGCATCTCCTAAATTCTTTAAAGCTAAAGAACTTTTACAAGTTTCGTTAGAAGGGAAAACGTTTTTAGCCTATCTATCGTCATGGCAACCCATTCCCAATACGTATTCCCTCGCGCTTATCCCATTATCGACTTGTATTACACAAGCACTGCGACTTCCTATTAATGTTATCTTTTTTTATACCCTGGCCTTTTCTTTGATGGGGTGGGTGCTCTCCAGCACCAGCAAACGGTTAAATAGACCCTTACAAGAACTGACTGTAAGTATGGAATCAGTTTGGAAAGGAAACCATAACGTACGTTATGAGCCACAGCCTTATGGCTACGAAATCAATGAGCTCGGTAATATTTTTAACTGCACGTTACTTCTTCTTCTCAATGTCAAAGAAAAAGCAGATGTAGAATACATTTCTGGAAACGTGTTACAAAAAGAGCTTGCTCTACTGTCCTCTTTGCAAGACACTCTTCTATGTCAACGCTCTAATGAGCTTCCTGGAGGAACGTTTTCTTTACATTATTTAAAAGGAGCTCAACAAGCCGGTCTCTTTTATGGTTGGATACCTTCTTTGAACAAGGATAGTCTTTTCGGAGTCATTGGAATCGCTGGCGATATTGGACTGCCCTCGTATCTTTATGCGCTTTCTGCTCGTAGTTTATTTCTTACGTATGCAAGTTTAGGCTATTCATTGGCCTCTATCTGTGACAAAACAATACGAACATTTGATGAGACCACGGTAGGAAACGAAGCCTCGGTTTCAATGGTCTTTATTGAATATCAGATTTCGTCAAAATCTTTATCAGTACGCACAGAAGGAACAAATCCTCCGGTATTATTCCTGAAACGCCGAGAACAACTTCTTTCTATAGCAGAAACACAAGTCATTGAATCTGGAGACATTCTTGTCTGCCTTACTGGTGGACCACATATCACTCATTATTTACAAACTCTTCCTGTAGAAGCTTTACTTAAAGATCCTCTTGCACCATTAAATTCTGAGAACTTTGCAGAGACTTTAACAGCTATGCTTAAGAATAAAAATCAAACACAGATCGATGGAGCTGTAGGCTTTTTCTCGTTTATCTAA